A genomic region of Acidobacteriota bacterium contains the following coding sequences:
- the rpmA gene encoding 50S ribosomal protein L27 produces the protein MAHKKGQGSSRNGRDSNPKMLGCKKFDGQLVTGGSILVRQRGTRFHPGPNVGMGRDHTLFAKVDGVVKYRDRGRLGRFIAIEPASAEQ, from the coding sequence ATGGCTCATAAAAAAGGACAGGGTTCATCGCGAAACGGTCGTGATTCGAATCCCAAAATGCTCGGATGCAAGAAGTTCGACGGTCAGCTCGTGACCGGCGGGTCGATCCTCGTGCGCCAGCGCGGTACCCGGTTTCATCCGGGACCCAACGTCGGAATGGGCCGGGATCACACCCTTTTCGCCAAGGTCGACGGCGTCGTGAAATACCGGGATCGCGGACGTCTCGGGCGGTTCATCGCCATCGAGCCCGCCTCTGCCGAACAGTAA